In Chitinivibrionia bacterium, a single window of DNA contains:
- a CDS encoding helix-turn-helix domain-containing protein, with protein sequence MLNSLYSKTDEETLKEFGKTLKQRRINNNFTQEEFAAAVGISKFQLSKIERTGKTTLATLVAISRKFGLLQQLLGVYENPELTPMQRYEIEQKTAKLKIGRKRVKK encoded by the coding sequence ATGCTGAATTCTCTTTATTCCAAGACCGATGAGGAAACACTCAAAGAGTTTGGAAAAACGCTGAAACAAAGGCGTATAAACAATAATTTTACACAGGAAGAATTTGCGGCGGCTGTCGGAATTTCTAAGTTCCAACTTTCCAAAATTGAGCGCACAGGAAAAACAACGCTTGCAACCCTTGTTGCTATTTCGCGCAAATTCGGGCTTTTACAGCAATTGCTCGGCGTTTACGAAAATCCCGAATTAACCCCAATGCAAAGATACGAAATAGAACAAAAAACCGCAAAACTGAAAATCGGAAGAAAAAGGGTTAAAAAATGA
- a CDS encoding type II toxin-antitoxin system HipA family toxin, producing MKNLRVMYNKNFVGICEFDEERNKVFFQYSPDFLKSNTELSPLLLPLENRVFEFDEKAYSLDTFKKLPPMIADSLPDDFGNKMLLQWLIKNNISQNSLNPLEKLCYVGKRGMGALEYEPSFEQKTVDENVNIADLLNVANEIYFRKENETLPLNDYHQSLSTMLRIGTSVGGARAKALIAVNEKTQEIKAGDILQGEDFEYYIIKFDGLKDGREIEPNGYGILEYIYHKMAIDSKIEMTDCKLITENGRSHFLTKRFDRKNGKKTHIQTLCAMAGVDFRLPNLIGYEDIFRILNLLNMDYTEKEQLFRRMVFNVLAFNRDDHTKNFSFMFDNNKWRLTPAYDLIFAYDPNSFWLKNHNININGKNNLLTKEDLLTVGEKFGVKKTEGILSEIKEVVQNFRHYADKYELPLFLTSAVNSILCK from the coding sequence ATGAAGAATTTGAGGGTAATGTACAACAAAAATTTTGTGGGAATTTGCGAATTCGACGAAGAGCGCAACAAGGTTTTTTTTCAATATTCGCCTGACTTTTTGAAATCGAACACAGAACTTTCGCCTTTATTGTTGCCTTTGGAAAACCGCGTTTTTGAATTTGACGAAAAGGCGTATAGTCTCGACACTTTCAAGAAACTGCCGCCGATGATAGCCGACAGTTTGCCCGACGATTTCGGAAATAAAATGTTATTGCAATGGCTTATTAAAAATAATATTTCGCAAAATTCGCTAAATCCGCTCGAAAAACTGTGTTATGTAGGAAAGCGCGGAATGGGTGCATTGGAATACGAGCCTTCCTTTGAACAAAAAACAGTCGATGAAAACGTAAATATTGCCGATTTGTTGAATGTGGCAAATGAGATATATTTCCGCAAAGAAAACGAAACTCTGCCGCTGAACGATTATCATCAATCGCTTTCGACAATGTTGAGAATTGGAACTTCCGTCGGCGGTGCAAGAGCAAAGGCGCTGATTGCCGTAAACGAAAAAACGCAGGAAATAAAAGCGGGCGATATTTTGCAGGGTGAAGACTTTGAATATTATATAATAAAATTTGACGGGCTCAAAGATGGGCGCGAAATTGAGCCGAACGGATACGGAATTTTGGAGTATATTTATCACAAAATGGCGATTGACTCTAAAATAGAAATGACGGATTGCAAGTTAATTACGGAAAACGGGCGCAGTCATTTTTTAACGAAACGCTTTGATAGAAAAAACGGCAAAAAAACTCACATTCAAACTCTTTGCGCAATGGCGGGCGTTGATTTCAGACTGCCGAATTTGATTGGCTACGAAGATATTTTCAGGATTTTGAATTTATTGAATATGGATTATACCGAAAAAGAGCAGTTGTTCAGACGAATGGTTTTTAACGTGCTTGCGTTTAATCGCGACGACCACACAAAAAACTTTTCTTTTATGTTTGACAATAACAAATGGAGACTTACTCCTGCCTACGATTTGATTTTTGCTTACGACCCTAACAGTTTTTGGCTCAAAAATCATAACATTAACATAAACGGCAAAAACAATCTTCTTACAAAAGAAGACCTGTTAACAGTCGGAGAAAAATTCGGCGTGAAGAAAACGGAAGGTATATTATCGGAAATAAAAGAAGTAGTGCAAAATTTTCGACACTATGCAGACAAATACGAACTTCCGCTTTTCTTAACATCGGCAGTAAATTCGATTTTATGTAAATAA
- a CDS encoding class I SAM-dependent methyltransferase — translation MNGRKLKQIVWQLIPLPLGLKRVLWQKFFFNKDSFVYKGNTENVFSRIYTDNFWLSKESASGGGSLISTTKSIRKKLPLLWKEYGIKTFLDVPCGDYNWMKEIEKGDITYIGGDIVSEMIEQNNRNYSGKNVSFKVIDITKDELPTVDMIFCKDCLQHLSYDNVFKALNNFKKSKSKYLLTTSYSKTLYNWDILDGDCRPLNLLKAPFNFPQPLMKIKEKSMGIQVDGDKDMYLYKLDDILAEK, via the coding sequence ATGAATGGAAGAAAATTAAAACAAATTGTATGGCAACTAATCCCTCTGCCTTTGGGGCTGAAACGGGTATTGTGGCAAAAATTTTTCTTTAACAAAGACAGTTTTGTTTATAAAGGTAATACGGAAAATGTTTTTTCGCGAATTTACACCGACAATTTTTGGTTGTCAAAAGAATCGGCTTCAGGCGGCGGCTCGCTTATATCGACAACAAAATCAATACGTAAAAAGCTTCCTCTTTTATGGAAAGAATACGGAATTAAAACGTTTTTGGACGTACCCTGCGGCGATTATAATTGGATGAAAGAAATCGAGAAAGGCGATATAACTTATATCGGCGGCGATATTGTCAGCGAAATGATAGAGCAAAATAACAGAAATTATTCGGGCAAAAACGTATCCTTTAAGGTAATCGATATAACAAAGGACGAATTGCCGACGGTCGATATGATATTCTGCAAGGATTGTTTGCAACATTTGTCGTACGATAACGTGTTTAAGGCGCTGAATAATTTCAAAAAATCAAAATCAAAGTATTTGCTAACTACGTCTTATTCAAAAACTTTGTATAATTGGGATATTCTTGACGGTGATTGCCGTCCCTTAAATTTGTTGAAAGCGCCGTTTAATTTTCCGCAACCATTGATGAAGATTAAAGAAAAATCAATGGGAATTCAGGTTGATGGGGATAAGGATATGTATTTATATAAGTTAGACGATATTCTTGCAGAAAAATAA